Genomic DNA from Halobaculum sp. CBA1158:
GACGGATCTCTGTCTCTCGATCGCCGGAGAACCGACCGAGTGTATCAACGACAACCGCGGGATCGGTATCGTTTACTCGCCACGTTGCACGGACGATCTTCTGCTCTTCATGAGTGATTGTGGCGAGGAATTCGTAGGTTCCGAGTTCAACAGAGTCAGTTCCTGATGTCTGCGTACTGGAATCTGGGTCGTACGCAGACCTAATTGGAGAGATTTTTGGAACCGATCCACCAGGGAGGGATTCGATCGAATCGATAACTTTTGTCTCCTTCACCGCGGTCACGGTGTTCCCCTCGTCGTCCGTAACCGTCGCCGAGACTTCCACCGTGTCCCCGAGCATCCCGTCGATCCCGACGTTATTCACGAACCGATTCGCTTCTCGCTCCAACTGCGTCTGTCCCGGATCCCAACTGATCGTCAACTCTCCGCCGTCCGGATCGTACGCCTCCAGCGTGTACTCCTGTGTGCTTCCCACAGTCGCCGTGTCCGGTCCCTCGATCGAAACCACCGGCGGACCCTCGTCGTACACTTCGACGGTCTTCGTCGCAGTCGTTCGCGCACCCTCGTCGTCGACGACGACGCCGCGAAGAGTGTAGGTCCCGATCTCCGAGAAGCCACATTCGACGACCGCACCCGTCTCGGAGCGATCGGGCCACAGTCGTCGAACGACGGTTCCGTCGGGGTCGTCGCCTCGAAGGACGAACGTCGCTTCGTGTCCGGACGCGACGCGGTCCGGCCCCTCGATCCTGGCAGTCGGTTCCTGGTTCGCCGGATCGACGGTCCCCGATCCGTCATCGGTGCCGTCGGTCGAGTCGGCCGCGCGAACGCGAACAGACTTCCTGAACGTGGCGGTCGCGCCGTCGTCGTCGGTAACGCGGACGCTGAAGGCGAACGTCTCGCCCGCGGGAAGATCGACGGTACGGTGGACCTCGCGACTCGACCGCCCGTCCGACCACGCGTACGACACGATCTCCCCGTCGGGATCGTACACGTTCGCCGTGAACGTCGCGGACTCCCCGCTGACTACGGTGTCCGGTCCGCCGATCCGGCCGGTCGGGGGTTCGTTTCGGGGCTCACTCGGGGTCGAGTTCGGCTCCGTCGAGGGATCGGATCCGGTATCCTCGTCGGATTCGGCGGCGAGAACGTCGACGTACAGCGTGTCACTTCGAGAGGCACCATCGTCGTCAGTAACGGTCAGCGTGACCTCGTACCGACCGACGCCGTCGGCGATGAAGGTGGTCGACGGTGCGGTCGGGTCCGCCGGAGTCGTCGTCGTTCCGTCGGGCGTCCGGATCGACCACTCGTGAGCGACGAGCCGACCGTCGGGGTCGAGCGAGCCACCCCCGTCGAGCCACACCGTGGCTCCGTGTTCGACGCGCTGATCGAGGCCGGCGTCCGCGAGCGGCGGATCGTTCGCCGGCACGGAGTCTCCGACCGCCGGCGGCACGCCCGCCACCACGAGAGCGAGGGCGAGCGCGACCGGGATGAGTCTCATACGTGACGAGAGTTGTAGACAATTACAATATAAAATTATAGAATTTTCTTTAAAATTTGTGTCCGGCGACCCGTTCGGTCCTATCCTCGTCTCGATACCGCCTCCGATCCGTATCGTCGGTTCGCCCGCGACCACTCGGATTCCGAAACCCTCACGATCGACCCTTTGCGAACCCATAGCAAGGCATTTGTCCCGGGCAGAACAACTGCCAACTACTGCCCATCGGAGGGCCGATCAGTACTTATGTCCGACGACGAACTCATCTGGCGGATCGCTGGCGGGTCGGGGGACGGTATCGCCTCGACCAGTCAGAACTTCGCCAAGGCCCTGATGCGGTCGGGGCTCCACGTATTCACGCATCGTCACTACCCCTCGCGCATCCGGGGTGGCCACACCTACGTCGAGGTACGCGCCTCCGCCGATCCCGTCAAGTCACGCGGGGACGGCTACAACTTCCTGCTGGCGCTCGGCGACTCGTTCGCCCGCAACCCCCAGGAGGAGGCCTACTACGGAAACGAGGAGGTCAAACCGCTCTCGGAGAACCTCGACGAACTCCGAGAAGGCGGGGTCATCGTCTACGACTCCGGCCTGCTCGACCCCTCCGAGATCCCGGACTTCGACGAGCGCGTCGAGGAGAACGACTGGCACGTGTACGACATCGACCTCCGGTCGCTCGCCCGCGATCAGGGTCGCGAGGTCATGCGAAACACCGCCGGCGTCGGCGTCACCTGCGCGATCACCGGCATCCCGCTCGACGCCATCGAGGAGTTGATGCGCGACGCGATGCCCGAGAAGATCCTCGAGCCGAACGTCGAGATCATGGAGACGGCGTCCGATCTCGTCCGCGAGGAGTACGACGTGGACGCGCCCGACGTGT
This window encodes:
- a CDS encoding PKD domain-containing protein, which gives rise to MRLIPVALALALVVAGVPPAVGDSVPANDPPLADAGLDQRVEHGATVWLDGGGSLDPDGRLVAHEWSIRTPDGTTTTPADPTAPSTTFIADGVGRYEVTLTVTDDDGASRSDTLYVDVLAAESDEDTGSDPSTEPNSTPSEPRNEPPTGRIGGPDTVVSGESATFTANVYDPDGEIVSYAWSDGRSSREVHRTVDLPAGETFAFSVRVTDDDGATATFRKSVRVRAADSTDGTDDGSGTVDPANQEPTARIEGPDRVASGHEATFVLRGDDPDGTVVRRLWPDRSETGAVVECGFSEIGTYTLRGVVVDDEGARTTATKTVEVYDEGPPVVSIEGPDTATVGSTQEYTLEAYDPDGGELTISWDPGQTQLEREANRFVNNVGIDGMLGDTVEVSATVTDDEGNTVTAVKETKVIDSIESLPGGSVPKISPIRSAYDPDSSTQTSGTDSVELGTYEFLATITHEEQKIVRATWRVNDTDPAVVVDTLGRFSGDRETEIRHMFVSERGGKVTREVSLSAVDADGDQGEQKWISRVHSVQTHDHIVFHATESGGTSQEGSLEIEPGERVVFTVGSHQNYRLVFGDGSITRGSGTPAGVNVDISHTYSDPGTYKARLISTQGPNGEALKTVDINVRPKTYTEYWYETTSNTIERVISNEQPTGEGWFKRSVHDSGTYFTGRTVSVRADAGRPSTLGDNWVSTGTSVEQRSRRITRVRQSDPDGAGDDWQLVERNVRTEERTYYEDKYRWLSSKYQRPGWSYTGETRTERVVVGDGHDHDRERHTRTTRTCTNWDLNPSPYGGFSRECSNWRYDTEVWYTGHDHSGYTYYDTDYLYLTEVERTRTVHYHEYASEREFTVTMESFAETESWTEWLWEREGRTVRTEHSLKKPETGSYISGTLRTVEVRCGSDKSHHDTVMC